A DNA window from Nitrospira sp. contains the following coding sequences:
- a CDS encoding (R)-citramalate synthase (MaGe:77307564), with protein MARKSSQARPSRRALPKEPVVIPALTVERAAALEIYDTTLRDGAQAEDVSFSAEDKVRVAQKLDELGVHYIEGGWPGANPKDIEFFRIMKTTPLKHASVIAFGSTRKASNSVQKDQNLQALLAAETKTITLFGKTWSLHVTDALGISLAKNLELIEDSIAHLKSKGRRVFYDAEHFFDGYKTNPEYALNTIRKAVEAGAERVILCDTNGGAMPWEIREICEVVRQEIKVPLGIHAHNDCEMAVANSLVAIETGIVQVQGTINGIGERCGNANLCSIIPNLELKMRRPALGDRLSHLKDVSGFVTEIANLMPNKHQPYVGDSAFAHKGGVHIHAVLKNASTYEHVDPAKVGNRQRMLVSDYAGRSGILEKIEAYGITLSKDHAKVQELIDTLKERENEGYQFEGAEGSFELLMRKAMGTHKAAFQLLGFRVIVEKKQEDGAPLSEATVMVKVGGAVEHTAAVGAGPVNALDHALRKSLEKFYPQLQEVKLLDYKVRVLAANRGTESKVRVLIESGDHKDKWGTVGVSENIIEATWQALADSIEYKLLSKP; from the coding sequence ATGGCTCGAAAATCCTCACAGGCCCGTCCTTCTCGCCGCGCTCTACCGAAAGAGCCCGTCGTCATCCCTGCTCTCACCGTCGAACGAGCCGCTGCCCTGGAGATTTACGATACGACGCTTCGAGACGGCGCGCAGGCCGAGGATGTCAGCTTTTCGGCGGAAGACAAAGTTCGTGTGGCGCAAAAGCTGGACGAATTGGGCGTGCATTACATCGAAGGCGGCTGGCCGGGAGCCAATCCGAAGGACATCGAGTTCTTCCGGATTATGAAAACGACTCCGCTCAAACATGCCTCGGTCATTGCCTTCGGTTCGACGCGCAAGGCCAGCAATTCCGTTCAGAAAGATCAAAACCTGCAGGCGCTGCTTGCGGCAGAAACCAAGACTATTACGCTTTTCGGGAAGACCTGGTCGCTGCATGTGACCGATGCGCTTGGGATTTCGCTCGCGAAGAATTTGGAGTTGATCGAGGACTCCATTGCCCATCTGAAAAGTAAAGGCCGCCGGGTGTTCTACGATGCCGAGCATTTCTTCGACGGCTATAAGACGAATCCGGAATACGCGCTGAATACAATCCGCAAGGCCGTGGAGGCAGGGGCTGAACGCGTCATTCTCTGCGACACGAACGGTGGAGCGATGCCGTGGGAGATCAGAGAGATCTGTGAAGTGGTTCGCCAGGAAATCAAGGTGCCGCTGGGGATTCACGCGCACAACGATTGTGAGATGGCCGTGGCGAATTCGCTGGTCGCCATCGAGACCGGCATTGTGCAGGTGCAGGGGACGATCAACGGCATCGGCGAGCGCTGTGGAAATGCCAATCTGTGCTCAATCATCCCGAATCTCGAATTGAAGATGCGCCGTCCGGCGCTCGGCGACCGGCTTAGTCATTTGAAAGATGTATCGGGATTCGTCACGGAAATTGCGAACTTGATGCCCAACAAGCATCAGCCTTATGTGGGCGATTCCGCGTTCGCGCACAAGGGGGGCGTGCATATTCACGCGGTGCTGAAGAATGCGTCGACCTATGAGCATGTCGATCCAGCAAAAGTGGGGAATCGCCAGCGCATGCTGGTGTCCGACTATGCGGGGCGAAGCGGGATTCTGGAAAAGATCGAGGCGTATGGCATCACGTTGTCGAAGGATCACGCCAAGGTGCAAGAGCTGATCGATACGCTGAAAGAACGTGAAAATGAAGGTTACCAGTTTGAAGGCGCTGAGGGTTCGTTCGAATTGCTGATGCGCAAGGCGATGGGGACGCATAAAGCGGCCTTTCAACTGCTGGGATTTCGCGTGATTGTTGAAAAGAAGCAGGAGGATGGCGCGCCACTTTCAGAAGCGACCGTCATGGTCAAGGTGGGCGGAGCGGTTGAGCATACCGCCGCGGTCGGAGCCGGACCGGTGAATGCGCTGGATCATGCGCTGCGCAAGTCGTTGGAAAAGTTTTATCCGCAATTGCAAGAAGTGAAATTACTCGACTACAAAGTGCGAGTGCTCGCAGCCAATAGGGGCACGGAGTCGAAGGTGCGGGTGTTGATCGAATCCGGCGACCACAAAGATAAGTGGGGCACTGTCGGTGTGTCGGAGAACATCATTGAAGCCACCTGGCAAGCGCTGGCGGACAGTATCGAATACAAGCTTCTTTCCAAGCCGTAG
- a CDS encoding Putative 2,3-bisphosphoglycerate-independent phosphoglycerate mutase (Evidence 3 : Putative function from multiple computational evidences; MaGe:77307566) yields MKYLILHAGGLAGSAQDALRGRTPLQAAATPHLDRLARIGELGLVAIPEEENRHGSGLNGTAILGYDPKKYYQGPGPLEAASLGVSVTEQDVVYRCTMVTVKPEGGKVGADIKKLSAHAVLEDATAGLIETDEARELIEAINEQLGSETMQFYPGTGHRHVMVWVNGKPRAVCEDPQSVKGRLIGETLPTGDGANILRELMEASYLILRDQPVNEERLAAGKNPANCIWLWGEGRAIPWPSLAERFQVTGAVVASSAVHRGVGLCAGLDASDSSEVDDESLQAMAATVLDEFARKDFVYVYASLPDEVVHGSDVNATVQAIEAFDRDLIGPILEGLAKTGPYRFLALCDHGEGVQGQAFAVFGEGPGKAGASGGRRFTESDAQASETPVRDASKFVIKLFAKG; encoded by the coding sequence ATGAAGTATCTGATTCTCCATGCTGGCGGGTTAGCGGGTTCTGCGCAGGATGCGTTGAGAGGGCGCACGCCGCTTCAGGCGGCGGCCACGCCTCATCTTGATCGATTGGCGCGGATCGGCGAGCTCGGGTTGGTCGCGATTCCCGAGGAGGAGAATCGTCATGGCAGTGGACTCAACGGGACCGCGATTCTCGGGTACGATCCCAAGAAATATTATCAAGGTCCAGGCCCGCTCGAGGCCGCGAGTCTCGGCGTGTCGGTGACGGAGCAAGATGTCGTCTATCGATGCACAATGGTCACGGTGAAGCCGGAAGGCGGAAAAGTCGGCGCAGACATCAAGAAATTAAGCGCTCATGCCGTGCTGGAGGATGCGACGGCCGGCCTCATTGAAACGGATGAGGCGCGCGAGTTGATCGAGGCGATCAATGAGCAGCTGGGCTCTGAAACCATGCAGTTCTATCCCGGCACGGGCCATCGGCATGTCATGGTGTGGGTGAACGGCAAACCGCGGGCGGTGTGCGAGGATCCGCAGTCGGTGAAAGGCCGTCTGATTGGAGAGACCCTTCCAACGGGAGACGGAGCGAACATTCTGCGAGAGCTCATGGAAGCGTCGTATCTCATTTTGCGCGATCAGCCGGTCAACGAGGAGCGGCTGGCTGCCGGGAAGAATCCGGCCAATTGCATTTGGCTCTGGGGAGAAGGACGGGCCATTCCCTGGCCAAGCCTGGCCGAACGGTTTCAAGTGACCGGTGCGGTGGTGGCCTCCAGCGCGGTTCATCGTGGGGTTGGGTTATGCGCCGGGTTGGATGCCTCGGATTCTTCTGAGGTGGATGACGAATCCCTTCAGGCGATGGCGGCGACGGTGCTCGATGAGTTTGCCAGGAAGGACTTTGTGTATGTCTATGCCTCCTTGCCCGATGAAGTGGTGCATGGCAGCGATGTGAATGCGACGGTGCAGGCCATCGAAGCGTTTGATCGAGACCTTATCGGGCCGATTCTGGAAGGGCTTGCGAAGACCGGCCCCTATCGGTTTCTCGCGCTGTGCGATCATGGCGAAGGGGTGCAGGGGCAGGCGTTCGCGGTATTTGGTGAAGGCCCCGGCAAGGCCGGGGCGTCAGGCGGCCGCCGGTTCACGGAGTCCGATGCGCAGGCCTCCGAGACGCCGGTCCGCGATGCCAGTAAGTTTGTGATCAAGCTGTTTGCCAAAGGATGA
- a CDS encoding Threonine synthase (MaGe:77307567), translated as MARWRGIIEEYRKFLPVTEATPVVSLGEGNTPLIRAERLAKAIAPGVDLYIKFEGVNPTGSFKDRGMTMAISKAVEQGARAVMCASTGNTSASAAAYGARAGLAVYVLIPAGKIALGKLSQAMIHQATVIQIEGNFDRALTIVKDLSTAHHIELVNSINPFRIEGQKTAAFEVCDQLGDAPHLHVLPVGNAGNITAYWKGYREYRAANRTTKLPRMMGFQAAGAAPMVLGRVVEEPQTIATAIRIGNPASWAAAAIAVEESSGAVDLVTDEEILAAYALVAATEGVFCEPASAASVAGVTKLGRAGKLRQGETVVCTLTGHGLKDADTAISVSKPPLTVKATSSDVARLLNAQ; from the coding sequence ATGGCTCGTTGGCGCGGCATTATCGAGGAGTACCGAAAGTTTCTTCCGGTGACGGAGGCGACGCCAGTCGTCAGTTTGGGGGAAGGCAATACGCCGCTCATTCGCGCGGAGCGTTTGGCGAAGGCGATTGCGCCGGGCGTCGATCTCTACATAAAATTCGAGGGCGTCAACCCTACCGGCTCGTTCAAAGATCGCGGGATGACGATGGCGATCTCGAAGGCGGTGGAGCAAGGCGCGCGGGCCGTCATGTGCGCATCGACCGGCAATACCTCCGCCTCCGCCGCGGCCTATGGGGCTCGCGCCGGACTGGCCGTCTATGTGTTGATTCCCGCGGGCAAGATCGCGCTGGGAAAACTGTCGCAGGCCATGATCCATCAGGCGACGGTCATTCAAATCGAAGGGAATTTCGACCGGGCGCTCACCATCGTTAAAGATCTCTCAACCGCCCATCATATCGAGTTGGTCAACTCCATCAATCCCTTTCGCATCGAAGGCCAGAAGACGGCGGCCTTTGAAGTATGCGATCAATTGGGCGATGCGCCGCATCTCCACGTGCTGCCGGTCGGGAATGCCGGGAACATTACGGCCTATTGGAAAGGCTATCGAGAATACCGGGCGGCGAATCGAACGACCAAATTGCCGCGCATGATGGGATTTCAGGCGGCGGGAGCCGCTCCGATGGTCTTGGGCCGGGTAGTCGAAGAGCCGCAAACGATCGCCACCGCGATTCGCATCGGGAATCCGGCGAGCTGGGCGGCGGCGGCGATTGCGGTGGAGGAGTCGTCCGGGGCGGTCGACCTGGTGACGGATGAGGAAATTCTTGCGGCCTATGCCTTGGTCGCGGCCACGGAAGGGGTGTTTTGCGAGCCGGCTTCTGCGGCGTCGGTCGCCGGCGTCACGAAGTTGGGCCGTGCGGGCAAATTGCGGCAAGGGGAGACGGTGGTCTGTACGTTGACTGGACATGGATTGAAAGATGCCGATACGGCGATCAGCGTGTCGAAACCGCCGTTGACTGTCAAGGCGACATCCTCGGATGTGGCTCGGTTATTAAACGCACAGTGA
- a CDS encoding Aspartate kinase (MaGe:77307565) produces MALIVQKYGGTSVGTIERIHRVAERVAQSHRAGDQVVVVLSAMSGETDRLIKLAHEASATPDDREMDMLLSTGERVTVALLAMDLRGRGVNARSYTGRQVGIVTDSAHTKARIARVSADRLREALANGIVPVVAGFQGINEQSDVTTLGRGGSDLSAVALAAALKADRCIIFTDVDGVYTADPNVVPAARRIEKISYEEMLEMASLGAKVLQARSVEFAAKFNVPVEVNSSFKEGKGTLVTREDADMEAVAVAGVTGDRNQAKVTMVGVPDKPGIAAKIFGPVAQAHINVDMIIQNVSQDALTDLSFTVPRADLRAAMPLLQNVANDVGARSVAITEAIAKVSLIGVGMRSHSGVAAKMFEVLSREGVNIMMISTSEIKISCVIDEKYLELAMRSLHTAFGLDRAVPGDQPSK; encoded by the coding sequence GTGGCGTTGATTGTTCAGAAATATGGCGGGACGTCGGTCGGCACGATCGAACGGATCCATCGGGTTGCGGAGCGGGTTGCGCAGTCGCATCGTGCCGGAGATCAGGTGGTCGTCGTGTTGTCTGCGATGAGCGGGGAGACAGATCGATTGATCAAGCTGGCGCACGAGGCGTCCGCCACGCCCGATGACCGTGAGATGGACATGCTGCTGTCCACAGGTGAGCGGGTGACCGTGGCACTTTTGGCGATGGATCTTCGCGGTCGCGGGGTCAACGCGCGCTCCTATACCGGACGGCAAGTCGGCATTGTTACCGATAGCGCCCATACCAAGGCTCGCATTGCGCGGGTCTCCGCCGACCGGCTGCGTGAAGCTTTGGCCAACGGCATTGTTCCCGTGGTCGCGGGGTTTCAAGGGATTAATGAGCAGTCGGACGTCACGACGCTGGGGCGCGGTGGATCGGATCTTTCGGCAGTGGCGCTGGCCGCGGCGTTGAAAGCCGATCGGTGCATTATTTTTACCGATGTGGATGGGGTCTATACCGCAGATCCCAATGTGGTGCCTGCGGCGCGGCGGATCGAAAAGATTTCATATGAAGAAATGCTGGAGATGGCCAGCCTCGGCGCCAAGGTGCTTCAGGCCAGGTCAGTGGAGTTTGCCGCGAAATTCAACGTCCCGGTTGAGGTGAATTCGAGCTTCAAAGAAGGAAAGGGGACTCTCGTGACACGTGAAGATGCGGATATGGAAGCGGTGGCGGTGGCCGGCGTCACGGGAGACCGGAATCAGGCGAAAGTCACAATGGTCGGGGTTCCCGACAAGCCAGGGATCGCGGCAAAGATTTTTGGGCCCGTCGCCCAGGCCCATATCAATGTCGATATGATCATTCAGAATGTCAGTCAGGATGCGTTGACGGATTTGTCGTTCACCGTGCCTCGGGCGGATTTGCGCGCCGCCATGCCGTTGCTTCAAAATGTGGCCAACGATGTCGGCGCCAGAAGCGTGGCGATCACCGAAGCGATTGCCAAGGTGTCGCTCATCGGGGTGGGCATGCGCTCGCATTCGGGTGTCGCGGCGAAGATGTTCGAGGTGTTATCCCGCGAGGGGGTCAACATCATGATGATCAGCACGTCGGAGATCAAAATTTCCTGCGTGATCGACGAGAAGTACTTGGAACTTGCGATGCGCTCGCTGCATACCGCATTCGGGCTCGATCGAGCCGTGCCGGGGGATCAGCCGTCTAAGTAA